The window ctcggttgcaacactcactaaagagttccaaactgcctctggaagaaaagtcagcacaataactgttgtctggagcttcatgaaatgggtttccatggcagagcagccacacacaagcctaagatcaccatgcgcactgccaagcgttggctggagtggtttaaagctcaccaccattggactctggagcagtggaaatgtgttctctggagtgatgaatcacgtggCACCATCTTGTAgtccgacagatgaatctgggtttggcaaatgccaggtgaacgctacctgccccaatgcatagtgtcaactgtaaagttttgtgGAGGAGGTATAATGGTCTAGAGCTGTTTgttatggttcgggctaggccacttagttccagtgaagggaaatcttaatgctacagcatataatggcattctagatgattctttgcttccaactttgtggcaacagtttggaaggccctttcctgtttcagcataacaatgcccccttgcacaaagcaaggtccatacagaaatggtttgtcgagattggtgtggaagaactggactggcctgcacaaagccctgacctaaacacCATTGGACAAattcgggatgaattggaatgcctactgcgagccaggcctaatggcactaatgctcttgtggctgaatggaagcaagtctccgcagcaatggtccaatatctagtggaaagccttcccagaagagtggaggctgttatagcagcaaagggggaaccaactccatattaatacccatgattttggaacaaGATGTTCGACGTGTCcccatacatttggtcatgtagtgtatgttcgAGGCATTGCCAACCTAAATTGATTGCCTTGGCAACACCATATATAGGCCCATtgtaaagctttttttttttacatttcacaaatgctcttatccagagttattaggtttaagtgccttgttcaagggcacatcaacagatttgtcACCTAGTTAATTCtaggattcaaaccagtgacctttcagttactggcccaacccgcTTATCCGCTATGCTACCAGCCACCGACAGGAATAATTGGGAAGAAGAGAAAAGGTGTCATTAGCTGATGTGCCTGTGTGCTGTGCTGTCCTTACTTCACCTAGTCACTTGGAACATTTCAAATTCTGAAAAAGGGGGGTATTCCTTTCCTCCCTTCccactccatctccttctctcgctccctctccccctttaaTCTTCCTTTCTGTCTCCTAAAATCCTGGGAGTCTGCCTGAGCCCCAGTGTGGGTTTGTATCCCTGGTGGAAGGAGGTTTCTGGGCTCCATAATTATCTCTCGGTCCTGCAGCCTTACAAGAGGGAGCGCTACACATTCTGCCTGACATTGGTGACACTTGGCCAGGGTAAAACCAGCTTCACAGCAGCCCGTGACAACCCCCTCCTGGGCAGCccactgacacacagagagaggtgcaAAGAGACGGATAAGAGGTCAGGTTGAAAGTGCCGTGTTAAAGTTGAAAAGAAACAGTCAACATGATAAGAATGTATACATCAAAACAGGGACAATTTTAAGAACATGTTTGGCTATGTGTTATTCTAACACAGTCCACTATTTTCGGTGTGTCCTTTTTTCAAAGGTGGGTTTTTAccatgtagctcagttggtagggcattgtgcttgcaatgccagggttgtgggttcgatttccacgggggaccagtacaaaaaaagtatgtacatgtatgcactgtaagtcgctctggataagagcgtctgctcaGTGACTAAAATGGAAATGGTTCTCTGTGCCCATTTCGAGCTGTGCTGTAAATTTCCGTGCGCACAAGACCATCCAAGTTGCTATAATGTGCTGAATTATACTATGGCATTTCATGCCATAACACTATGTGGCTGTTTGTGTATACCCATTCATGTTCTGTATAACTTGGCATGCTCCACTTCCCCCTCCCCAAATGGCAGATGAAGCCATCTTTCGTCTGTTCGGGCTTGGCAGTCAGTGTGCTCTGATTGTCTGTGCTACTGTCACCACACGCTAACTCTTACATGAACATATGCTCACTCACAGGCACACTAGcatgccacacacacaggcacacacactgatGACACACTCCCACACAAACGTGTTTTTTCAGCACACTGGCTGCACCTGCACATTGCACCCAGTCAGCCATTGCATACTCCATCTCTGTTACATAGGGCACTTTCTCTGTCCATATGATTGGTATAGAACTTGATGAGAAGACAAATAAGTGTAATTCTTCTTCATTTTTAAAATCCTGTTCAAGATCGGGGTGAAATTTAAGTAGTGGAGTTGGGTCCACACATGTCTGCGAAGCCACAAGGGTAGGCAACACTTTCCAAATTTGCTTGCCAAGGTTGTGATCGCTTGAACTTTGAGTTCAGATAAGCGTTTTACTGTCAGGAAACGTTGTTTCCGAAATCCACACAACAGCATTTTTCGTATAAATCTACGCAGAAAAAGCTACCGCTGGGCATGAAGAAGTGAGCAGGTACTTTCCATTGATTTATTAATGGCAGGGTTCCTTCAGATGAtttggtgtgtgtgcgcgtgtgtgcgtgtgtgagataGAGAGCTAGGGTGAAATAAAGGTGTCAATCAAATCTATAAAATGGAACTGAAGCTGGTAAAGCGGTGAAGTAGCATTGTTACACATCATGCACTGGACATGGATAGACTATACGTATTTGTATACTTTAGAACAAAATTGACTGACTACCAACCCTGATCTTGCATAGCCTATGCGGTCCGAAACGCATGCTGCGCAACAATGAGCAGAACGCTAATTTTCATTGGCTGACGCGACAATATAAAGTTCAGCAGTGTCATAACTCCGCGCATACCGCTGGCAGCAAGCTTCATCGAAGGTGTACTGTACAGCATCCCGGCGGAATGCACTGATAACTGACAGAGGATTTTACACGTGTTTTTCTTTCGCATATCAATTTATTGTGTTCGTCAACCAAATCGTATTCACAATGAAGGAAAGGAGACTTACCCAGCCTTTGGTGGCGAGATGTAAACTGGTGTTGGTTGGGGATGTTCAATGCGGAAAAACGGCGATGTTGCAAGTCCTTGCCAAGGATTCCTATCCTGAGGTATGCAATGTCTACAGCTGGCACGTTTGACTGGATTATAATACCCATGTCCTAAATACATGCGGAATAGGCTACATACACAGACTGTAAAGAGATGACAATAGCAATAGAAATGTAATTCTAATTCTACGATAACGAATAGAAGTTTAATATTGCATTGTTTTCTGGACTTGGAAAGATTGAGTAAACTGGAAAGGAAATGCAAGTCCGTACAATTCCTCTCAGAACTTCAATATTGAGAGAAATTTCAAATTGTGTTTAATTTCAAATGGAGTGCTTAGCGCGTAGAGCTCACTCTACagacttgttggatgcatttgcagttggTTTTGGCTGTTTCAGATTATGTTCCCAATATAAATGAACGGTGATTAAATGTATTGTCATGTTGGAGTCATGAAagcattattcacgattcattcatgattattcgTAATAATGGTACCATCCACaagaatgtagaagtgttcagaaacatattctattcttatttacagtgaaagtgactccaaaatcACACAATACATCATTTAatcaccattcatttctattgggaagaacatcatctgaaacacaaccaaaacaaactgcaaatgcatccaaatgcATCCGAGTCACATGCTTAACGTAGTGCTAGGAATATGGGGCCAAATGCTACAGTACTTCAGCCTACTTCAATACAAGTGAATCAAGTGAATAGGTCCAAATACAACAGGGCAGGACTAGATGTATAAAATTATTTCCTTTCTAAACAGTACAACTGTTCAGATGCCTTATTtggtcagacagacaggacaggacagactggGATGATCATTGTGTCAATCTAATACGGCTGTACTGTAATGCGTAGCTAATGAACTCGCTCCTTTCTGCATCCACAGACCTATGTTCCAACAGTATTTGAGAACTACACAGCGTGTCTGGAGCTGGAGGAGCAGCGCGTAGAGCTCAGTCTCTGGGACACGTCAGGTGAGCATTACACTCTGCACCCCCCATGCCCACATTCAATATACGTTACAGTCATTGAGGCATGGATTTGAGCACATCCAGGTTATAATAAGCCTTAATAACGTCTTGAACCAAAGGTTGTAGTATGTCGTGTCTCTCTATACAAGATGCTCTACCTGTGTAGCAGGTTTATGATGTGTGAAATTAAGTTCAAGTCCAAAAGCACGCCATTTGAAATTTGTGTCAACGTTCAAGTTCTCAGACTAATTGTACTGTAAAACCTGGCTTGTCATTTCTTTCCAGTTTAACATTTCCTTTCCCACCCGCCCTGAAAACAATGCAATCAGAGAGTTTGCGTAAACAACAGTAGGCTAACTAAAGGCCCATTGGCCATTGTCTCACAGTCTTATTTAACATCATAGTGTATACTGTATGGTTGTTGGTAGTTCATTATTGTTTTCCTTTAAGATAGCGATCTGTACTGTTGTCCTGCTGCTTATCACAGGTAGTGATGTGGTAGGCTGCTGAGGTCTGAGAAGTTTTCTCAGACAGTGACACAACATTTGAATGCAAATGACCATTTGTGTGCCTGCCTGTTCTCTGTTTCGGTCTCCTCTCCCTTCGATTTATGTTTAGAAGGCATAGAATGATGCAGGCCTAATTCATTTGACACTACAGGGATCTCATTCCCAGGAGACAAATATATCCCCCTCTCACCACCTACCCCTTTACTAGAGGAATGTCTAATAACCTGTTGGCTCTACATCAAATATGACACCTatagcggacacacacacacacacacacacacagtgttgtggTGACCTACTGACAAGGTAGGATCCTTCTACACCTTCCCAACCAGTTCCATGTTGTTGGGCTGGCCAGGGGGTTGACTCTGCATGAGTGGTGGGAAGAGTGTGTGCAACAACCATGATAATGGTGATCACAAAGACAAGGTCCTTACCTTTTTAAGTGCGCCGTCTGGGCGGCTGACGTCGAACCCAATGTGAagtagacgttgaattgacgtctgtgcccagtggaaaGCGTGTACAAAATGCCGTATATAATAGAAAACATCACAGGATTTCATTCTTTCGCTTAGTCTGTTTCACTTCAAAAGAGATGGACTGAGCTGGATACTCATCCACTCCGTAGCGAAAGTCCCGTTACATAATTACTTTTACATTTTTCACACCTTGTTTTAAAGCTCTGCCCAGCTCTTCCCACCATTACTTTTTTCTCACAAAACACTCTAGTCACTTCCATCTATCTGAGCTCTATATCCATCTCTCTAACGTCCGATCCTGGCAGTGCTCTTGTCATCCATGGCCATACCATGGTTTTCTCTGATTGTACTATCACTAAAGTTGGTGATTATACATATATCGCTATTATCATGTTTACCGATGGTCTgtgggggtagagaaagagagagagaaggcctaGCTGTTGATGATAAAACCATGAACAGCCATATAGTATATTTTCTCTGAGGTTGCTCTTATTCTCatgttatttctctattttccttGGCTGAGGGTGTGTGAAGAGAGGCAGAGTGTCCCCTTAGGGTCAGGCTGCTGTCTGTGCTCTGCTGTGgagtgggctgtgttgtgtaacAGAGTTGCTGTGCCTAACGATTTCCCCCCGTGCCGCTCCTCTCTGAGTTCATGGTCAAGCTCTGCGGCGGCCTGTTctcaccgtctctctctcgcAGGGATCCCTGTTTAGATGCCCCGTTTTAGTTCTCTTTCCCGTTGCCTCTCCAGCCTCCATCAACAAGCAACCAGTTTATCGTTAGGTTTTTAGACCAGTTTATCGTTAGGTTCTCCCAGTGTTGTGTGAGTCCACGTCCAGGtaggggaggtgtgtgtgggaggtgtATCACGGCTTGTATCCTCTCTCAGCTCCAGGGCTCAGAGCCATCATGTCTGTTTCCCCAGTGTTGCATCACCCTGGGCTCCTCTCTGCCAAATGCTGACGTTGTCACCTACTGGAAAAACAAGTCATATCGCTACTAATCAGTTGCCTCGTTCCTTGCCTCGACACACTTGACTGTCCATACAGTCATTCTCTGTGAACGTCAGACAATTGTCTCCCTCACAGGAGAGCGTTAGGCTTTTAGTAATGGATTGGATCTGAAGACTGTGTCACGCTGACAGTAGCAGGAGGGGATCCTATATCATCCAAATGCATTTTGCACTACCCATAGAGTCATACGTAGGTCATACATCCACAGGTGAAGCTTTTCTTAATTCATTCTCACCTGGTTGAGTTGGTGTTCAATACGTTTCCGGAGCAGGGAGAGGAAACTGAATCTGTGGCTGGTGTGCGAAGCGACGAGGGCGCACAACAGAGGACGGACATTCGGTGAAGCATCTGTTTTTAGCCACCGGGACCTCCCTTTGCAACAATAACATACTTTGACACGTCGTTGTGTAGGCCCGCAAGCAtatacacacgcaagcacacacacaacgctCACAACACAGATTTTCTTCGCAATTGTCTTCAATTTATAACACGAGAAGCATTTACTTTTTAGTTTAGCGATCATTGCTAACGACGTTGTGCATACATACAGCATGTCTATTGAATCATGTCAGTGTGTTGCTTCATATATGATATACTCTTAGAACAACAATCTATGAAAGTGTCTCCCTTGACAGAGATCTTTATTTCTTCTATCTGATTTCAAGTGGGATTTCTGCACAGACAAAGGGTTCAATATAAACCTTTTGGGTAACGCAGGGGTGTGATTGGGATAGAGTTATAGTGTACAGTCTGCTTGTGTGTTCATGTGATTTATTGGCGAGTTCTTCTACTGAGTGGGAAGGCGTGGGGCTTTAGTGAAATGACTTACTGAAGATCCGAGAGTGAGGGAGGAAAATTGGAGTGTGTGTGCGGAGAATGGTTTGAGTGCAGGGGGGGTAGTAAAATAGAGGGTTGGATTCAAGCATTGTCTACCAAGGCTGTTGCCGTAGTTACCGGGGGGGAGTGGGTGTccggtgctgtgtgtgtgtggggactgACTCCTTGTGTTAATAGTCTGAGAGCAGTACTCAAGCATCTTTGTCTGACTGCACCCAGCAGCCATCGTTAGCCTATAGCATCCATGCACCCAGCCCTGGCCTTTACTATAGCATCCTAGCACCCAACCCTGCAATACACCAAGCACCTAACACTCCTCGTTCTTGTTCTTTAGTGGGGATGAAAATTGCCCCAGGGACCTCACGATTcgatattatcatgatacttaAGTGCCTGTATACGATGCTTACTGCGATTCTCACAGGTCTATGTGTATTGCAATTGGATACACTGAGTTTTATTGAGATTTGATGTTCCAAATATATTGCACACCGTATGTCTGCTgtagagggacaagagagccatgagaaaacgaTCAGTCATggaaagtgctgaaaacaaattggctccctatttaaatactagagttttggtgcaggtacaacAAACTAGCAGAAAAACaatattgtcaaaacgatacgATATTTAGTCAAAAATAATATTCCAATAGGTaactatcaacaacaacaaaatctccCATcactagtcattatactgttcTGGTACGAACCATTCTTATTGCAACTAATGGAGCCTTATTAGTTTGGTACTGTCCTTTTGAAAGCCCTGTGACTAACCCTAGCCGATCTGTTTGACCCTACAGGCTCTCCATACTACGATAACGTCAGACCCCTGTGCTACAGCGACTCAGACGCTGTGCTCCTCTGTTTCGACGTCAGCCGCCCAGACTCATTTGACGGTGCACTGAAAAAGGTGAGGATCTTGTCATTGTGATCGTCATCATCATTGCTGCTGTCaatttcttcttcctcctcgtCATCGTCACAATCATCGTGATCATTCTCTCTGTGTACCATGTACATTATGATTATGATACATTACAACAACCTTATAACAGCCATATGTCCCTTTCATTGCAGTGGAAGACAGAGATCCTGGATTTCTGCCCCAGCACACGCATCCTCCTGATAGGCTGTAAAACAGACCTGCGCACGGACGTGTGCACGCTTATGGAGCTGTCCAATCAGAAGCAGACACCCATCTCACATGAGCAAGTGAGtctttttccctttctctctcgctctctctctctctccccatctcactcTTGTTCTTCCCCATCGTGTTGCAGGGGTCCTCCATGGCCAAGCAACTTGGTGCGGAGGCCTACCTGGAGTGTTCAGCCTTCACCTCAGAGAAGAGCATCCACAGTGTGTTCCGTACTGCAGCCCTGGCCTGCATCAACAagctgcagccctccaccaagcCCAGCCCCGCCCGACGCCTCTCCAAGAGACTCCTCTTTCTGCCCGGCAAGTctgacctcctctcctctaccttcgGCAAGGACAAGGCCAAGGGCTGCTCCATCATGTGAGGGAAGGGCGTAGAACCCAGACAGTGGTGGCCAGAGAGGCACTCCATTGACCAGTCCAGCGGATAAAGGGGGGTGCGGGGTGGGAAGGGAAAGTAAGGGGGAAGGAAGGGGTTTCTGTTTAATCCCTCTGGCCTCCCCAAACATCCTCCCCACCCCCACTGACGGccctctttaaaaaaaagaatgctACCCCTCCATGGTTTACTCTGTGTAGTCTATACTGGTCTTcttcatgaccccccccccccccccccccatcccccaaaaacacatacacaacagacccacgcacacacacacctcaccagcATACTGTAGGTTAGTGCAGACTTCCTTTTATAATGCCAGTGAGAGTGAAATTATATAAGAAAATATCAATTTTAAACACAGCATCTCACCTCTTTGTAATGTTGATGTGTGTACCATCCATCATCCTTGCCCTAAATTAAACTTGAAAATGTTAAAGTGGAGATCTTtgctaacaaaaaaaaaaaaggatgagGTGGCCACCTCTACATTCCTGGCAATGAGAGGGAAAGGTACCCAGAGTACCCAGTGTGACGCAACTGGGGAGGTTTGAGAGAGTGGGCCTTAAATTAAATTATTTCCATGGTGACCTCtacagtttttttttgtttgtttttttagaaCATTGAATCTGTCAGCAATGAAACAGGGTCTGGAGGAGGGATATGGCAAGCACACCGCTCTTAAAAGAGGTTGTGGGGAGGATAGACTGAGCGAGTCTGAAGGAGTGCTATGTGACTAAACATTCACACGGGCCATTAACAGTAAGACTGGGGACATGCTGTGCTGAGAGCAGAAGAAAAAGAactgaggatgagagagagacttgTTTTTCTTCCTCCTTTAGTCAGCCACTCTCTTCTTCATCTCAAGGTGTTTAACTTCAGACGTTGATGGAGTGGGGTGATATTTATACGGCCACTTTTACTGTCCAATAGTCTTTGATATTTGATTTACCAGAAGAAGAGTCCCCCCTGGTTCCTCTAAGCCTCATTTGGATCATTCTTAAATCCTCTGACCTTGTGTTTACGTAACACATAAAAGGTCAATCATTCTTCACTATGAGCTTTTAACCGTAGCATTGAAGGAGTCAGGAGCTCACTCACTACGCCTCGAGAAGCTTACCGGTGGCAGGGATAAGCTGATCATGTCATTGTCAACACTGGGTTGAAAGAGAAGTCTCCTTGCTCCACGATTGGTCACCTGAGATGAGACTCTCTGGAGTCGTCATTCTTGTAGTGTGGCTAGTCATGATAGTACAGGATCAAAGCCTTTACAAAGCTGGGTATCTCATTCATACTGTGTGAAGAAGAGCTTAAGAAATGTAGATGGGGTAAAGGGTCCTGGGTGTGGTAAGGGGTGGGGGTGGGATGGGTTGGGTTGTGCCAAAACAGAACTAACAGGCTGGTCCTGTCTGACAGTTATTTTTCCATTTTTGTTCTGCTTTGTATTCAAATATTTTAAGTATAAGTtgatttacattttttgttgatttcttCTCATTTGAAATCTGCTTTCTGCCCAGTCCTTTTTTAACTGTGTATTGTTCTctgctgtttttgttgttgtacttaCTGACGTCATCTTGTATTAGGAGCTGTCTACGGCTCAGTTAACGGAGGACTTCATCATTTATTTGGACATACAGAACACTGGAATTTAACATGTTGCTTAGCAACAGTGCGAGCAGGGGCAGGCGTGAGCAGGGCTGCGGTGACTGGGATGCAGTTCCTGTCTCTGGGAGAAAAGAAAGATGTCTTGTCAACTGGGCTCCTCACCATTACTTTGTAGCACCAGACAGAGACCATTACTAAGGTGACGGCTGGACATTTCCGTAAGTAGAACACTGCTGAAAAATATCTGAAAACTCATTTGAAGCCTCCAGCTCAGTGGCAGGTGTAAGAACAACACAGGGATTTTCAAAAAGCAATGTGAGTACCTTTCCAAACGGAGTTCCAACCAAaacactatttttttttttttagcagtgAGTGACGAAGCATGTAGAAACGAAACAAAGCGTTTGGGATATGTAAAATGGCTTGACCTTTGTTTATTAATGAGATACTGTATAGCTCAATGTTGTCATTTTTATCTGTTTACATTTTTAATTTGAACGGACACTGAGATTTCGGTCCGCCCTTTTTCTGTCGGGATCTGAATAAAGTTTGCTTTTGTTCATCATACACTCAGATGTTTCCGAGTTTTTGTGGGGTTAAGGTTTGGTGGGCCGTATGTGGGAAAGCAACATCTATAAGTTGTTTTGAATGTTTATGAGGCATTATATCATGTGATCAGCATAGCATACAGCATGACACTTACAGGTAGCTAGACCCTCAAAGGCACCGTCACACTCCCTGTGATGAGGAAGACTCTCAGGCTCTAGCAGCCCTGTTGGGCTCATCAAGCTCTCATCTTAATTCTGTTGGCTAAAATCACGTCCTTGAAGTTAATGAAGATGTTGCAGTAAAACGTGAGCCATAAAGAATAACTTGAGAGTTAAGAGCCACTCACAAATATAGCTAATTGCCTCTTACCTTTGGGCCTACTTAAAGATCATGTTAACGGATGATACACACGTGCTAGGACTAAGAAGGATCAGCCTAATAGTACCGGGGCATAAGTGATCAAATTGCTGAGGGTGTGTTGTAATTTAGTCCACATTAAATGCCCGATTTGATCATCTTTAACCGAAAAACAACATGAGCACCAGTGACACAGAGCTATGTGAATGATCCCCACACTGCACCTCAGAAGGATATCATTTTGGCTATTAGAGCGCGAACAGGGCTATTACGCTAATGCATCACATCCACCTGTAGAGAAACCACTTCAGACACTTCATGCTCTGCTATACTGTGATGGCAGACACAAGTTGCCCTAAGTAAGATTGCAGCTTCATAGCATTTGTTAAGTAGAAAGGTATATTGATGCATTGTCTTTCAGCTTTACTTTGAGCTATGATGTAGGGTAAATCAAATGCAATCAATCCTTGTGTGTCTTAACCATAACATTAAAGTGGTGTTGGGTCAACTAAGCTTACTTCAAGGTTCTTACACCGAAGGAATGTAGGATAGATAGTGATACAGCTATTTGTTGTGTTTTGTCTTCAAAGAAGAGTAACGTGGTTGTTTTATCCCAGGTTCCAGGGGCCAATAGTCTGCGAGCTGTATGTTTGGCCTCTGTGTCTACTGATATTAAATAATATTGAGATTATTTGAAAAATTGAAATGGTGGGAACTAAATGTAACCAAAATGTGTATAGCTCATATGGCCTTGGTGCCACCCCTCCCcaaaaacacgcacacacacaggttgaGTATTTTAGTCATGTACCATTACCCTGTGGTAATGCTCACTGCAGAAGTGACCTATTGGGCAAACCCAGCACTAAAACACATCCAAGCATCTCTGAACTGCCCTGGTCTGTGTCCAACCtcagtaactctctctctttctctctctcaatctctctcttatACAGTCACTCTCTCGCTCaccctcgtctctctctttctctctccgttgctccctcctctcaccctcatctctctttctctgttgctccctcctctcaccctctccactTAAAGCTGTCCTTCTCCCCCTCTGTATTGATATATTTCCTTCTAACGATCTTTGTCCTTCGCTGTGTCTCGGTCTGTGTCCTGTTGTCACTCTCTGTGCCATGATGGACACCTGGGAGCGGAGGAGAGTTTGAGATTCCTGAGCTTACATAGAAAGACTACCTTATCctaagtgacacacacacacacacatacacgtagacgtacaaacaaacacacatttctCCATCATTTCTCCATCTCCTCGACAGAGTGGCAGAGGCACATCTGTCCAGGCTCAGAGAGCATCTGGGCTGGGGTGGTGTCTGTGCTTGTGGGGGTGTCTGAGACACAGGGAAAGCCAGCAGAAAGTGGCCGAGGTGGGAACACACTGCTGTTACCAATCTACAACAGATCTCCTCTTCTGCCAGATCCTGACAATAATCCTTGGATCAGTGGATCAGGGGACAGGTGTTGCATCTCCAGCCGTATGTTGCACActagatatacagtgcatttggaaatgattcagacctcttgactttctccacattttgttacgttacaacc of the Oncorhynchus kisutch isolate 150728-3 linkage group LG17, Okis_V2, whole genome shotgun sequence genome contains:
- the LOC109907790 gene encoding rho-related GTP-binding protein Rho6 → MKERRLTQPLVARCKLVLVGDVQCGKTAMLQVLAKDSYPETYVPTVFENYTACLELEEQRVELSLWDTSGSPYYDNVRPLCYSDSDAVLLCFDVSRPDSFDGALKKWKTEILDFCPSTRILLIGCKTDLRTDVCTLMELSNQKQTPISHEQGSSMAKQLGAEAYLECSAFTSEKSIHSVFRTAALACINKLQPSTKPSPARRLSKRLLFLPGKSDLLSSTFGKDKAKGCSIM